The Capsicum annuum cultivar UCD-10X-F1 chromosome 3, UCD10Xv1.1, whole genome shotgun sequence genomic sequence GATGTGACAGAGGTTGTGGGTTTCCCTAAGGGTTTCcatataaaacatatatatgtaaGCATAGGAATGAAGCAgtatcattaataaaataaacCAGTAATTATTGTTTACCAACTTAAATTAATAGATTAATGATCAAATAAGTCAGAGCTGATACAATACACATTACAGTCTCTTTGTGCCATTGACAATTCTGTTTATTGTTTGATCTCCTCACCCATCTCTCTGTACTACACAACACCTACCAGATAGGATTCGATCCTACGACCAATCGATTTACAACCATAGATTCGATCAGTTAAGATTGAGGTGAGTTTTGTTGGTTCATATAATATATTTTCATACTTCCAAGAAACTTTTGTCCGCTGAATATGCTGAATATATGTTCTAtctgtttcaatttatttatcttactTTCCTTTTAGCccgtttgagtttttattttagtgACAAGGGGGTTGCTCGGATGGTAAGCACCCTCCACCTCCAATCTTGAGGTTGTGAGTTTGAGCCACCAATGGATAAAATGGGTGGGAGCTCCTAAAGAGGAGTTAAAAAAGCCTCTTTTCCTTTTTGGCAACagtttaatttcaactttccacgtgacatgtttaagaccacaagattaaaggatattttgatatattttacatGTCTTTAGTTTATgaccacaaaaattcaaaatttttttaaacTCCATTGAGGGAGTAATATGTATCTTGCTGGAGCATGTGAATTTGGGAGCGAAGTTCTTCCTTATGTTGAGTTCCCACATCGATTCTTTGGGGAGAGATGATCTCTTTATATGGTCTTTAGGCGAATCCTTACCTTTTGTACTAGCTTTTAGGATTAGCTTAGACGACCTAAGGTCCATTTTCTTATTCTGGTATGTCAAAGTCAGGCTCATCCTAATTCTTCGTTGATGTCAGGCCCCATATACATGCGTAAGTTGGAAAGCCGTTTGAGGTTGAGTTAAATATATGCATTGAATCGTAAGTATTCTAAAAAACAGAAGTTAGTTTTTTTTTGAGAAGGTAACAAACATAAGTTAGTTTGTTAAGGGGCAACCCATTTATTGGTTACGAATCTATGAAAGGAAGGAAGTTCGCGTAATATTTGAATATCGCAACAGAGATATGGCAATAAGTGAAAACTTCAAGGGAAGTTTGtgaaatttttcataattaaaatgTAAAGCATGTGTATAATCTTTCACAAACGTTATAGCTTCTGCTAGTCGTATTGAAAGACAGTAATACAAATTTTGTTCTCAGTGAGGTTTATATGAAAGACTTTGGTGAACTTGCAGAGACTTCCTATTTTTTAATTGATCTACAGAAGATGGCGCATAAAGACATCGAGGATATGTTAGATGAGAAGGATTAAGAGCAGAGGTGATCTGAATGTCGTCATGATTGGTCAAATGGAGACACTTGAAAGGGAGCTAAGATTCTTTAGAACCTTTATCAAGTATCATCATGTTGTTTCCGGTGACACCATAGTCGAAATCTCAAAGAAGGCCAAATTGATTGTTGAAATGATTCACTCGTTTTTTGGTGAACATGAAACTCTTCTTAATTGTAGGCTAGTATCAGCGTTGCAGAAATTCAATGAAGAAAAGACCAGTTTAATATACAAATTTGAGCTGAATGGTTCCTATCTGTTGGAATATATTGATTACCTTAACCAGAATCTATACTATGCACTGAggtacttggtttggtttggccCCTTTATCACAAAAAGAATCAATTTCATGCGGAAGAATGATAGATGCTTCAGGCAAGTcacaatcattcaaaataaatgaGGTTTCAAAGATACTTATATGGTGCTGAGATAAATGGTTATGTCGACCATGAGAAGTTGGAAGGTCTGGAGACCCGAATTAAATTTCTGGCTGACAATGTCGGACAGTTTTGTCTTGTCATTTGGCGTAAGGAGGATAGAGTTAATATCAAGAGTAAGCCTCCTCATCTACTATGCTTGGTTGTGCTAGTGGAGCTGGAAATGAAGAAGATTTTTCTATGTGAACTTAAGGCCTCAAAGTTTACTCAATCAAGGACTTTCAACGACAAGAAACTACCAAAAGGATTTTCACATCATCTCCATAGTCTGCTCGTAGAACTTAGAAATAAAGATCTTGACAACTTTCCTACTAATGTCTCTACTCGAAAATTTCATGTGGCAATAGAGTTCTTGTTGTTTTTTCTCGGTGATGTGCCGAATCATGTTATTGATGGCAAGAGGTTGAATGAACTCTTAGCAAAGATTGGAGTTCTTGTGGGCGACATACTTTATGTAATTCAAATGCATCTACTTGCAGATGAGGCTAGCAAGATTGAACTTAGCACGATAAAGATAATGGAGAAAATTGAAGATCTAAAGGCACAAGTGGAGGAGAGGTACTATCAATCCTTTGTATACAGTCCATCTCAGTTTCCCACAGCTGGTGGCTTGAGCTTTGTGGATTCTCTTTTAAGGAAATTGAATGAGATGTCGAAATCTGAAACACGTTTAGATTTCATGATGAAGCCTCATATAGTTATATCAGAGAGAGAGCTCTCATCTCTAATATCTATTTTCGGAGATGTCGCAAAGGTGCAGTATGACCATGACATTCTTAAAGATCTTCTGGAGCGTACTATCAATTTGGCATATGAAGCTGAAGTTGCTATTGACTTTATTTTTGTTCAATATAATGCTCTTTGGTATTCTTTTTGCTCACTTCCTGCAATCATAAACGAGATCAAGCATATTCGTGCTGAGGTGACCAAGATGCGGTCGGAGAACCTTGCTCGTAAACCCTACTTTGTGGTTGAGCCATCTAAACATCTCCCAACTCAACAAAGCAATCTTATGAGTGATGAGGAGATAGTTGGTTTTGAGGATGACACAGAAATAATAATTCAGTACCTAATTCGAGGAACAGATGACCTAGATGTCATCCCAATTGTTGGGATGGGGGGACAAGGTAAAACAACTTGTTCTAAAAAGTTGTACAACGATGACATCATTGTTTCTCACTTTGACGTTTGAGCATGGTGCACCATTTCCCAATCATATAATTGGAGAGAGCTATTACAAGAGATTTTCAGTCAAATAACCGGTTCCAAGGACAAGGGAGATAAGGATGACATCCTTGCTGACGAGGTGAGGAAGATCCTAATGGGGAAGAGATATCTCATCGTCTTGGAAGATATCTGGGATAGTAAAGCATGGGATGACTTAAGCCTTTGTTTCCCTGATGTTGGAAATCGAAGCAGAATTTTAGTAACCGCTCGACTTGAGAAAGTAGGTGAACATGTCAAGCACTACACTTTAAACCTTGATAGTAAATGCGTTTTAAACTCCTTTGCTGCAAGTCTAGCTTTAAACCTTTCAACCTCACTTGAGGCCTTATACTTCACTTTATATATCCACCTGCAACCAATAGCTTTCTTTCCTTTAGGTAGAGCAACAATCTCCCAAGTATGATTGGAATTCAAGGcttatactttatttttcattgcttccacccatttaggATCTTTACAGGCCTCTGAGTAGCTTGTAGGTTCAGTAAAACATGAAGTTTTTAGCACATAGCTCTTATAGGATGGGGAGAGTTTATAATATGCCACATGATTAGCAAGAGCATGAGGTACTTTCTTTGTGTTTTTGGAAATAAAGTTATTCATCCATACTGGTGGCTTTCTACCTCTAGTTGATCTTCCTTGATCTTGATATGCAGAAGGTTGAGTTACTATTTGTGCAGGGGTAGGAACAACCTGCAGTTGTTGCTCTTGTTGATTAACCCCTTGACTCCTAGTTGATATTCTTTGATATAAGTTAGTTATGGACGTATGGACTGTGTAGGAGTAAGAACACCTTGCaattgttgctcatgttgatcAACTGAATTAGGAACCCCTTGAGGTGACATAGTTACTATAATCTGCAGAGTTGTCACAACATCACTTACTACTGGATATTGATTTTCtaaaggaaataaatgataaagtgACTGAGGTTGCCTGAGCTTGTTAAAGGGAAATATATCTTCCTTAAAGGACACATCTCTACACATTGAGAAGATGTTAGAAGACATATCATACACCACATATCCCTTCTGAGTGCTAGAGTACCCCATCATGACACATGCCCTTTCTCTAGACATGATCTTATCATGTTCATTCAACATTTTGTCATAGCAAAGACACATAGTCTTAGATGATCACAGTTTGGCTGTTTACCATATAGCTTCTCATAAGGAGTTAAAAAATGAATGACTGAACTAGGAAATCTATTGATGCTATATACTGCAGTTAGGACACAATAACCCCAGAATCTTATTGGAACTTTAGCTTGAAACCTGATAGCTCATCACCTCTAGGACGTGTCTGTTTTCTCTCAGCAACACCATTTTGCTGAGGAGAATATGCACATGTAGTTTGATGAATTATACCATTATCTTGGAACAACCTTTGACATAATGAACTGACAAACTCAGTACCATTATAGAGACAGCTAGGTAAAGGCTGCATTCCCCATCCGACTTAATAGAGCCAGCTGATTATCAGAAACCAGTAGTTCCTGCATTTTTATTGCAACATTTCTGTAGAGACTTAGAATGAGAGCATTGACCTGCATACTGATCACAACCACCTTGATCCACTAGATATTCATGAGAAACCAAAGACACATTATATGCTGTGTTAGTTCCTTCATGCTTGAACTTCTTCTTAGCCTTATAATCCCAAGGATAGCCAATTAACTTCCAGAAGTTTTCTTTAGTATGCCCCTTGAGTTTGCACAAATCACACTACAGGGTAaaatttttcttgaacttctgaTTTTGACTTCCACCTAATCCATTTCTTGAATACGTGGCTATCTCAAGACTCTTACTAGTAACTGCAGTATTCATTCCCAAAATCCTTGCCTGAGTTGCAACAGATTTGTGACTTTCATCACTAATTATCATTGCATAAGCTTGGTTGACATTTGGTAGAGGGGTCATAAGCAAGATTTGACTTCTTGCTTGTGTATAGGACTCATTCAGACacataagaaaatgaaatagtTTCAGTTTTTGCAGATGTAATACATACTCCTTTGACTTTTCACTTTCACACCCAAGTGCAGGCACAATAGCCTCAAATTCTTCCCACAAATGTTTTTGAGTAGTAAACAGAAACTGAAGCAGTTCCTTGAGACAATGTAGCAATCTCTTTATGCTAATTAAATGTTCTactctctgataccatgtaattaAGCAAGATAGCAGTAAGCTTCTTGCATatgaagaagagaaaagaaggaGCTAAGAGAGAAGGATCATTAGAGATAGAAGAATAGACTTGTATTCATTATTATGATTCAATGTACACTTTTCTTCTATATATAAACTTGTTTATAGTCTAACCAACTAACTAAGTAGCCGTAAACAGTCCATATAACTAACAGCTAAGACAGTTATAA encodes the following:
- the LOC124896929 gene encoding putative late blight resistance protein homolog R1B-17, which produces MRFQRYLYGAEINGYVDHEKLEGLETRIKFLADNVGQFCLVIWRKEDRVNIKSKPPHLLCLVVLVELEMKKIFLCELKASKFTQSRTFNDKKLPKGFSHHLHSLLVELRNKDLDNFPTNVSTRKFHVAIEFLLFFLGDVPNHVIDGKRLNELLAKIGVLVGDILYVIQMHLLADEASKIELSTIKIMEKIEDLKAQVEERYYQSFVYSPSQFPTAGGLSFVDSLLRKLNEMSKSETRLDFMMKPHIVISERELSSLISIFGDVAKVQYDHDILKDLLERTINLAYEAEVAIDFIFVQYNALWYSFCSLPAIINEIKHIRAEVTKMRSENLARKPYFVVEPSKHLPTQQSNLMSDEEIVGFEDDTEIIIQYLIRGTDDLDVIPIVGMGGQGKTTCSKKLYNDDIIVSHFDV